The Aureispira anguillae genome contains a region encoding:
- a CDS encoding toxin-antitoxin system YwqK family antitoxin — protein sequence MQIKNYYCYLCLLLLLGNTQILACNTSEHHSVLNHYNHAKKIFEGKAIRVGKLHQKKLSFEDKETGLRSIFVKFEVIKNYKNTLVKEELIIGVQPGLYADFKAGERYLIYANEKVGYDFLICEKGFNTADQEAIDVHRFLFQIPVHHTGYLVEYSIFGRKWAEGMLKDGLPVGEWKYYSKSGELQIKGHYKAGEEIGEWEYFYHTNDKSYCILDQIITGAYHQKTGTYQLLAMDSSLTGLFKNQIKYIVGADTLVEYFYYNNQLKQKNIGYENGLRHGIEKRFNEQGICISVYQFQQGKLEGSFWELKELRGEKERYLKVEGSYRADKKYDERHLYYENDILARTKEVLKNGKLL from the coding sequence ATGCAAATCAAAAACTATTATTGTTATTTATGTTTACTATTGCTACTTGGAAACACCCAAATATTGGCTTGTAATACCAGTGAACATCATTCTGTATTGAACCACTATAATCATGCTAAAAAAATATTTGAAGGCAAGGCTATACGGGTGGGAAAACTGCACCAAAAGAAACTTTCTTTTGAAGATAAGGAGACAGGACTTAGAAGTATTTTTGTAAAATTTGAAGTAATTAAAAACTACAAAAATACATTGGTAAAGGAAGAGTTAATAATAGGGGTACAACCTGGTTTATATGCCGATTTTAAGGCTGGAGAACGCTACTTAATTTATGCCAATGAAAAAGTAGGCTATGATTTTTTGATATGTGAGAAAGGCTTTAATACCGCAGATCAAGAAGCAATCGATGTTCATCGTTTTCTTTTTCAAATTCCTGTTCATCATACGGGCTATCTGGTGGAATATTCTATTTTTGGTCGAAAATGGGCAGAGGGGATGCTAAAAGATGGCTTACCTGTAGGAGAGTGGAAATATTATTCTAAGAGTGGTGAATTGCAAATAAAAGGGCACTATAAAGCAGGAGAAGAGATAGGTGAATGGGAATATTTTTATCATACCAATGATAAGAGTTATTGCATTCTAGATCAAATTATAACAGGGGCTTATCATCAAAAAACAGGAACGTACCAGTTATTAGCAATGGACAGTAGTCTCACTGGCTTGTTCAAAAATCAAATCAAGTATATTGTAGGAGCAGATACTTTAGTAGAATATTTTTATTACAACAATCAGCTAAAACAGAAGAACATTGGCTATGAAAATGGCTTGCGTCACGGCATCGAAAAACGCTTTAATGAACAAGGAATTTGCATTAGTGTTTATCAGTTTCAACAGGGCAAATTAGAGGGTTCCTTTTGGGAGCTAAAGGAGCTAAGAGGAGAGAAGGAACGTTATCTAAAAGTGGAAGGTTCTTATCGGGCGGATAAAAAATACGATGAGCGGCACTTGTATTATGAAAACGATATTTTGGCTAGAACCAAGGAAGTATTAAAGA